The Candidatus Defluviibacterium haderslevense DNA window GTAACAACATTCCAAAAAGGTGATCAAGTTTTTGGATTTAATGATAAAACTTGTGGTGGGCACAGCGAGTATTTAACTATCGCTGAAACGGACGCAGTGACCTGTATGCCTGAAGGATTTACCTTTAATGAAGCAGCTGCCCTAACTGAAGGAGCACATTATGCATTAGTTGATATTAGAGCAGCAAAAGTTAAGTCAGGGCAGAACGTTTTAGTTTATGGAGCAACTGGTGCTATTGGATCTGCGGCAGTTCAACTATTAAAACATTTTGGTGCGAGGGTTACTGCAATATCAAATACAAAAAACATAACATTGGTAAAATCATTAGGAGCTGATTGTGTTATAGACTATCAAACTCAGGATTTCACAAAAACTTTAGAACGATTTGAATTTATTTTTGATGCTGTAGGAAAAAGTTCATTTGGTCAATGTAAACCCTTGTTAACCGAACATGGAATTTATATTTCAACAGAATTGGGCAAGAATGG harbors:
- a CDS encoding NAD(P)-dependent alcohol dehydrogenase — translated: MKAIIYTKYGPPEVAQLMEVAKPLPKENEILVKVYASTVNRTDCGFRSAEYFISRFWTGIFRPKYQILGCEFAGVIEEIGKGVTTFQKGDQVFGFNDKTCGGHSEYLTIAETDAVTCMPEGFTFNEAAALTEGAHYALVDIRAAKVKSGQNVLVYGATGAIGSAAVQLLKHFGARVTAISNTKNITLVKSLGADCVIDYQTQDFTKTLERFEFIFDAVGKSSFGQCKPLLTEHGIYISTELGKNGENIFFALTTPFLGRKKLLFPIPSISKQDVIFLKELAQKGEFKPVIDRQYQLDQIIEAYKYVESGQKTGNVVIQIAE